In one Bacteroidota bacterium genomic region, the following are encoded:
- a CDS encoding YceI family protein, with amino-acid sequence MRVTRPYFIPVLFVAVALAGFALPAAPDRPASEPSMYQIDKAHSVIGFKVRHLGITNVTGTFSDYSTRIKLDPGDLRTMEVAARISVESVDTGNARRDDHLRSPDFFEAETYPDIRFQSTEVVSVDGSAFELAGDLTIHGVTQPVVLQGDVIGTAEGPGGNRRIGIEAETTVDRRAFGLEWNGLTEAGGIIVGHDVRIFLELQAVQS; translated from the coding sequence ATGCGTGTCACCCGACCCTACTTCATTCCCGTCCTGTTCGTCGCTGTCGCCCTCGCAGGCTTCGCCCTGCCCGCCGCCCCGGACCGTCCGGCCTCCGAGCCGTCGATGTACCAGATCGACAAGGCGCACTCCGTCATCGGCTTCAAGGTGCGCCACCTCGGCATCACGAACGTCACCGGGACGTTTTCCGACTACAGCACCCGCATCAAGCTCGACCCGGGCGACCTCCGCACGATGGAAGTGGCGGCGCGGATCTCGGTCGAGAGCGTCGACACCGGTAACGCGCGCCGGGACGACCACCTCCGCTCGCCTGACTTCTTTGAGGCCGAGACCTACCCCGACATCCGCTTCCAGAGCACCGAGGTCGTCTCGGTCGACGGCAGCGCGTTCGAGCTGGCCGGCGACCTCACCATCCACGGCGTGACCCAGCCCGTCGTCCTCCAGGGCGACGTGATCGGCACGGCCGAGGGGCCAGGTGGCAACCGCCGCATCGGCATCGAGGCCGAGACGACGGTCGACCGGCGCGCGTTCGGGCTGGAGTGGAACGGCCTCACCGAGGCCGGCGGCATCATCGTCGGGCACGACGTGCGCATCTTCCTCGAACTCCAGGCCGTGCAGTCCTGA
- a CDS encoding TerB family tellurite resistance protein gives MTDSTPATVPEVLDLSGLTERQQLAFYGALFALAAADNSIHERESEIIFESLRLDALSEDARQRAFALSISPPSLDACLDLLHDADETIRRALMLGLVDVALADDEIEPGEPQTLERVRAALGVTPEDLAAMHTYAYRVRQQAGGKPIARPLACPPAFD, from the coding sequence ATGACCGACTCGACGCCCGCTACCGTACCTGAGGTACTCGACCTCTCCGGCCTCACCGAGCGCCAGCAACTCGCCTTCTACGGGGCTCTCTTCGCCCTCGCCGCCGCCGACAACTCGATCCACGAGCGAGAGTCCGAAATCATCTTCGAATCGCTCCGGCTCGACGCGCTCTCCGAAGATGCCCGGCAGCGCGCCTTCGCCCTCAGCATCTCGCCGCCGTCGCTCGACGCCTGCCTCGACCTCCTCCACGACGCCGACGAGACCATCCGCCGCGCCCTCATGCTCGGCCTCGTGGACGTTGCTCTCGCCGACGACGAGATCGAGCCTGGCGAGCCGCAGACGCTGGAGCGGGTGCGCGCCGCACTCGGCGTCACGCCCGAGGACTTAGCCGCGATGCACACCTACGCCTACCGGGTCCGGCAGCAGGCCGGCGGCAAGCCGATCGCGCGTCCGCTCGCCTGCCCGCCCGCATTCGACTGA
- a CDS encoding MoxR family ATPase, translated as MVPTSSDPAAVEALHDAYERLRSEIGKVIIGQDEVVRGVIVCLLARGHCLLVGVPGLAKTLLIQTLAQALDLRFSRIQFTPDLMPSDITGTEIIEENQETGRREFRFVRGPVFANVVLADEINRTPPKTQAALLEAMQEHRVTASGETFALEEPFFVLATQNPIEQEGTYPLPEAQLDRFMLNLWLDYPSFGQEVDVVRSTTGARVADVAPVLGHEELLAYQDLVRQVPVADNVIEHAVRLVARTRPGRDGTPQAVNDYLSYGAGPRASQYLILGAKAQALLDGRLTPLVADVDRMAIPVLRHRIVPNFNAEAEGRSAVDVIRGLLEG; from the coding sequence ATGGTCCCCACCTCTTCCGACCCCGCCGCCGTCGAGGCGCTCCACGACGCCTACGAGCGGCTGCGCAGCGAAATCGGCAAGGTCATCATCGGGCAGGACGAGGTCGTGCGCGGCGTGATCGTGTGCCTGCTGGCGCGGGGCCACTGCCTGCTCGTCGGCGTCCCCGGCCTCGCCAAGACGCTCCTGATCCAGACGCTCGCGCAGGCACTCGACCTGCGGTTCAGCCGCATCCAGTTCACGCCCGACCTCATGCCGAGCGACATCACCGGCACCGAGATCATCGAGGAGAACCAGGAGACCGGGCGGCGCGAGTTCCGGTTCGTCCGCGGGCCGGTCTTCGCCAACGTCGTCCTCGCCGACGAGATCAACCGGACGCCGCCCAAGACGCAGGCGGCGCTGCTGGAGGCGATGCAGGAGCACCGCGTCACCGCCAGCGGCGAGACGTTCGCGCTCGAGGAGCCGTTCTTCGTGCTCGCCACCCAGAACCCGATTGAGCAGGAGGGCACCTACCCCCTCCCCGAAGCCCAGCTCGACCGCTTCATGCTGAACCTGTGGCTGGACTACCCGAGCTTCGGCCAGGAGGTGGACGTGGTCCGCTCCACGACCGGCGCGCGCGTGGCCGACGTCGCGCCCGTCCTCGGGCACGAGGAGCTGCTCGCCTACCAGGACCTCGTCCGGCAGGTGCCGGTGGCGGACAACGTGATCGAGCACGCTGTCCGCCTCGTGGCGCGCACCCGGCCTGGGCGAGACGGCACGCCGCAGGCCGTCAACGACTATCTCAGCTACGGAGCCGGGCCGCGCGCCTCGCAGTACCTCATCCTCGGCGCCAAGGCTCAGGCCCTGCTCGACGGCCGCCTGACGCCGCTCGTGGCGGACGTCGACCGCATGGCGATCCCCGTCCTGCGCCACCGCATCGTCCCCAACTTTAACGCCGAGGCCGAGGGCAGGTCCGCCGTGGACGTGATCCGCGGCCTGCTCGAGGGGTAA
- a CDS encoding GntR family transcriptional regulator — protein sequence MIQLDRDASTPIAEQLAEQLRFHLATGRFRPGERLPSTRAFGQQLGVSFHTIRKAYQQLEAEGLLDARRGSGYTVTQRAPAPAADRMERGAAVVQDAIQKLIGLGLDDGEVEYLFQEQLAFLDDPGVRPKVVFAAAYRELAETCAEQVSAAIQERVEAVRLDALAHHADADLVVTPHASAQAAAQAVPLGETVSVLVHPPPATLARVARLLPTDTLGVVTRHDDAVAPLLAELRSLTAFSGTALALPSDANRERLAGFCEDIDLLLFTPQARRKLRPLLTDTAHAPLRHLVNPASLDGVREAVRR from the coding sequence ATGATCCAGCTCGACCGGGACGCCAGCACGCCGATCGCCGAGCAGCTCGCCGAGCAGCTCCGGTTCCACCTCGCCACCGGGCGGTTCCGGCCGGGCGAGCGGCTTCCTTCGACGCGGGCGTTCGGCCAGCAGCTTGGCGTCTCGTTCCATACCATCCGCAAGGCCTACCAGCAGCTCGAAGCCGAGGGCCTGCTCGACGCCCGCCGGGGCAGCGGCTACACCGTCACCCAGCGCGCCCCGGCCCCGGCGGCGGACCGGATGGAGCGCGGTGCCGCTGTCGTCCAGGACGCCATCCAGAAGCTGATCGGGCTCGGGCTCGACGACGGCGAGGTCGAGTACCTCTTCCAGGAGCAACTCGCCTTCCTCGACGACCCCGGCGTACGCCCGAAGGTAGTCTTCGCGGCGGCCTACCGGGAGCTGGCCGAGACGTGCGCCGAGCAGGTGAGCGCCGCCATCCAGGAGCGCGTCGAAGCCGTCCGCCTCGACGCGCTCGCGCACCACGCCGACGCCGACCTCGTCGTGACGCCCCACGCCTCGGCGCAGGCAGCGGCGCAGGCCGTGCCGCTCGGAGAAACGGTGAGCGTGCTCGTCCACCCGCCGCCGGCCACGCTCGCGCGCGTCGCCCGCCTCCTGCCGACCGACACCCTCGGCGTCGTCACGCGCCACGACGACGCCGTCGCGCCGCTGCTGGCCGAGCTACGCAGCCTGACCGCCTTCTCGGGGACGGCCCTCGCCTTGCCCTCGGACGCCAACCGTGAACGCCTGGCCGGCTTTTGCGAGGACATCGACCTGCTGCTGTTCACGCCGCAGGCGCGGCGCAAGCTCCGCCCGCTGCTGACCGACACAGCACACGCGCCGCTGCGCCACCTCGTCAACCCTGCCTCACTGGACGGCGTCCGCGAGGCCGTGCGGCGCTAG
- a CDS encoding GDSL-type esterase/lipase family protein: MHCFSAVLLFLFALPTVAQPAHGPEPEVPVRIMPVGDSITEGNDGGFRIPLINMVTQAFEMPDLVGRRMSRDQDNGVGHDHDQDGYSAYRIDQIASGEGFWGAPPIEERLDDWDPAVVLLHAGTNDAQQNYHPYGSAAQGIPNVLQRLDDLVSRIVAHAPHVYVIVAQIIPANPPASQQTRDYIVALNRRIPAMVTRHQALGHRVTMVDMYTPMLAFPNPDGIHPSLGGFQTMAEVWFEGLRAIGFLDGEIRNPNPGRDDGVRQRDYYSTSSATPWQPSRNSLIQAGSTTLQRAIHTDYDGETDPGVLNDGLTGVYNGLSDDFAQDPDHTWTSTFALNTNENAAGYDIDRIQSGAGGNEHGKLPQAYEVWYSLVDAPAAFLRLGAFQHIPVNDLQRGSALVITGLEGAPLATGVKAIQFRFTEPPWRQWGFFELPKRARYYEIEAFGTPTVPQQRAATASAAARGAFALRPAYPNPFDTATALSLDLPTAAKVQLVVHDVLGRTVATLVDGPLGAGFHHVAFDAAHLPSGTYLVRMQAEGQSGTVVRTQQVSRLR; this comes from the coding sequence ATGCACTGCTTCTCGGCAGTCCTCCTCTTTCTCTTCGCCCTACCGACGGTGGCGCAGCCCGCCCACGGCCCCGAGCCGGAGGTGCCAGTCCGCATTATGCCCGTCGGCGACTCCATTACCGAGGGCAACGACGGTGGCTTCCGCATCCCGCTGATCAACATGGTCACGCAGGCCTTTGAGATGCCGGACCTCGTGGGGCGGCGGATGAGCCGCGACCAGGACAACGGCGTCGGGCACGACCACGACCAAGACGGCTACTCAGCCTACCGCATCGACCAGATCGCCAGTGGCGAGGGGTTCTGGGGGGCCCCGCCCATCGAGGAGCGCCTCGACGATTGGGACCCGGCCGTCGTGCTTCTGCACGCAGGCACCAACGACGCGCAGCAGAACTACCACCCCTATGGCAGTGCCGCGCAGGGCATCCCGAACGTACTCCAGCGGCTTGACGACCTTGTCTCCCGCATCGTCGCCCACGCGCCGCACGTCTACGTGATCGTGGCGCAGATCATCCCGGCCAACCCGCCGGCGAGCCAGCAGACGCGGGACTACATCGTCGCCCTCAACCGCCGCATCCCGGCCATGGTGACGCGGCACCAGGCGCTCGGGCACCGCGTGACGATGGTGGACATGTACACCCCAATGCTCGCCTTCCCGAATCCCGACGGCATCCACCCAAGCCTCGGCGGGTTCCAGACGATGGCTGAAGTCTGGTTCGAGGGCCTGCGCGCCATCGGCTTTCTCGACGGCGAGATCAGGAACCCGAACCCAGGCCGCGACGACGGCGTGCGCCAGCGCGACTACTACAGCACTTCGTCCGCGACGCCCTGGCAGCCTTCCCGGAACAGCCTCATCCAGGCTGGCAGCACGACGCTGCAGCGCGCTATCCACACCGACTACGATGGCGAGACGGACCCCGGTGTCCTCAACGACGGGCTCACGGGCGTCTACAACGGCCTCTCGGACGACTTCGCCCAGGACCCCGATCACACCTGGACCAGCACGTTCGCTCTCAACACGAACGAGAACGCCGCCGGCTACGACATCGACCGTATCCAGTCGGGAGCCGGCGGGAACGAGCACGGCAAGCTCCCGCAAGCCTACGAGGTCTGGTATTCCCTGGTCGATGCCCCCGCGGCGTTCCTGCGACTCGGTGCCTTTCAGCACATTCCGGTCAACGATCTCCAGAGAGGGTCGGCCCTCGTCATCACGGGGCTCGAGGGCGCGCCGCTGGCCACCGGCGTGAAGGCGATCCAGTTCCGGTTCACGGAGCCGCCCTGGCGGCAGTGGGGGTTCTTCGAACTCCCCAAGCGCGCGCGCTACTACGAGATCGAGGCCTTCGGCACCCCGACCGTTCCGCAGCAGCGTGCGGCGACTGCCTCGGCGGCCGCACGAGGAGCGTTTGCGCTCCGCCCGGCCTACCCCAACCCTTTCGACACAGCCACAGCGCTCAGCCTCGACCTGCCGACCGCCGCGAAGGTCCAGCTTGTGGTGCACGACGTGCTGGGGCGCACGGTAGCAACCCTCGTGGACGGCCCGTTGGGCGCAGGGTTTCATCACGTCGCCTTCGACGCCGCCCACCTTCCGAGCGGGACCTATCTCGTTCGAATGCAGGCTGAGGGGCAGAGCGGTACCGTCGTCCGAACGCAGCAGGTCTCGCGGCTGCGCTAG
- a CDS encoding malectin domain-containing carbohydrate-binding protein, which produces MPYLFRQAAALCAALTLLVPAALAQPAVTDLALYNADTDQQLGLLATGDTLDLAALPTTNLSIVANASGNVGSVRFAFAGNPDYQTENVAPYALGGDTGGDFNPVPELAQPGAYTLTATPFTGTNGGGQAGDALAVQLTVVQGDDPPPTNCTGDEGDYTVEGTRSASGQLMAWHPVTITLTGPCLSEDGAPNPFLDYRLDVQFTSYDDGSGFTVPGYFAADGDAANTGATSGNKWRAHATLPAGSWAVSFETYEGPGVAIADDPGTPGGAGTALVLVPSEACDGVTDCRDNRGKGVLRYVGERYLRFDNGEYFVKGGADSPENLLAYVDFDDTFDTNGQAKTWAPHVADWNPGDPTWAGGRGKGLIGALNYLASEGMNAFSFLPFNNPLGDGRDVWPWTTPGQSSTARLRYDVSKLDQWEIVFTHADSLGLFLHFKTQETENDQVLDGGALGTERKLYYRELVARFGHHLALNWNLGEENTNTTTQRAAFAEYFDRLDAYDRPIVIHTYPGQKEQVYGPLLGDPHMTGASLQLSSMNGGHDQTLEWLDRSAAAGRPWHVAIDEPGNANTGVSCDGPGNNHTAARTEALWANLMAGGTGVEWYFGYQTCAGDLSAQDWRTRDRLWDYTRHALTFFRTHLPFWEMESADDLAADNDDYVLALPGEVYAVYAPDAGSVRLDLPSGTFDVQWFDPRDGGALQAGSVASVEGGGTRSLGTPPSDAGSDWAALVTRENPVGEVVGAVNAGGAAYTSASGVAYLADIAFSGGRTYATADPIAGTDDDALYQSARYGAFSYAAPLANGTYEVTLQFADIAPIPGTRVFSVEAEGETVVADFNIDDVADDDTAYDLTATVEVADGQLDLAFVPTTGAAGVGAIVVRTVGAAAPQSEAGPEAAASAAVPVLAYPNPARGVATFGYALDEAAPVRLTVYDALGRRVGVLVDAWQEAGSHTARLDGSALPSGVYLWRLEAGTRTESGRLVLTR; this is translated from the coding sequence ATGCCCTACCTGTTTCGGCAGGCGGCCGCCCTGTGCGCCGCCCTCACCCTGCTCGTCCCTGCTGCACTGGCCCAACCGGCTGTCACCGATCTCGCGCTCTACAACGCCGACACCGACCAGCAACTCGGCCTGCTCGCCACCGGCGACACGCTCGACCTCGCGGCGCTGCCCACGACCAACCTCAGCATCGTGGCAAACGCCTCGGGCAACGTGGGGAGCGTGCGGTTCGCCTTCGCGGGCAATCCCGACTACCAGACGGAGAACGTCGCTCCCTACGCGCTAGGCGGCGATACGGGCGGCGACTTCAACCCCGTCCCGGAGCTGGCCCAGCCCGGCGCGTACACCCTTACCGCGACACCCTTCACCGGCACGAACGGCGGCGGCCAAGCCGGCGACGCCCTCGCGGTCCAGCTCACCGTCGTCCAAGGCGACGACCCGCCGCCCACGAACTGCACCGGCGACGAGGGCGACTACACCGTCGAGGGTACGCGCAGCGCGTCCGGCCAGCTCATGGCCTGGCACCCGGTCACGATCACCCTCACCGGCCCGTGCCTGAGCGAAGACGGCGCGCCCAACCCGTTCCTCGACTACCGGCTCGACGTCCAGTTCACGAGCTACGACGACGGCTCGGGCTTCACCGTCCCCGGCTACTTCGCCGCCGACGGCGACGCGGCCAACACCGGTGCCACGTCGGGCAACAAGTGGCGCGCCCACGCGACGCTCCCGGCCGGGTCCTGGGCGGTCAGCTTCGAAACCTACGAGGGTCCGGGCGTCGCGATTGCCGACGACCCCGGCACGCCGGGCGGCGCGGGCACGGCCCTCGTCCTCGTCCCCTCCGAGGCGTGCGACGGCGTCACCGACTGCCGCGACAACCGCGGCAAAGGCGTCCTCCGCTACGTCGGCGAGCGCTACCTCCGCTTCGACAACGGCGAGTACTTCGTCAAGGGCGGGGCCGACAGCCCGGAGAACCTCCTCGCCTACGTCGACTTCGACGACACCTTCGACACGAACGGCCAAGCCAAGACCTGGGCACCCCACGTCGCCGACTGGAACCCGGGCGATCCGACGTGGGCCGGCGGCCGCGGCAAGGGCCTCATCGGCGCGCTCAACTACCTCGCCAGTGAGGGGATGAATGCGTTCAGCTTCCTCCCCTTCAACAACCCCCTCGGCGACGGGCGCGACGTGTGGCCGTGGACGACGCCCGGCCAGTCGTCCACCGCCCGCCTCCGCTACGACGTCTCGAAGCTCGACCAGTGGGAGATTGTCTTCACCCACGCCGACAGCCTCGGCCTCTTCCTGCACTTCAAGACGCAGGAGACCGAGAACGACCAGGTGCTCGACGGCGGCGCACTCGGGACTGAGCGCAAGCTCTACTACCGCGAGCTCGTCGCCCGCTTCGGGCACCACCTCGCGCTCAACTGGAACCTCGGCGAGGAGAACACCAACACGACCACTCAGCGCGCCGCCTTCGCCGAGTACTTCGACCGGCTCGACGCCTACGACCGGCCCATCGTCATCCACACCTACCCCGGCCAGAAGGAGCAAGTCTACGGGCCGCTCCTCGGCGATCCCCACATGACCGGAGCCTCGCTCCAACTCTCGAGCATGAACGGCGGCCACGACCAGACGCTGGAGTGGCTCGACCGCTCCGCCGCCGCCGGCCGGCCGTGGCACGTCGCCATCGACGAGCCGGGCAACGCCAACACCGGCGTGAGCTGCGACGGGCCGGGCAACAACCACACGGCCGCACGCACCGAAGCGCTCTGGGCCAACCTCATGGCCGGCGGGACCGGCGTCGAGTGGTACTTCGGCTACCAGACCTGCGCCGGCGACCTCAGCGCCCAGGACTGGCGCACCCGCGACCGGCTCTGGGACTACACCCGCCACGCGCTCACGTTCTTCCGCACCCACCTCCCGTTCTGGGAGATGGAAAGCGCCGACGACCTCGCGGCGGACAACGACGACTACGTGCTCGCCCTCCCCGGCGAGGTCTACGCCGTCTACGCCCCCGACGCGGGCAGCGTCCGCCTCGACCTCCCGAGCGGCACCTTCGACGTGCAGTGGTTCGACCCGCGCGACGGCGGGGCGCTCCAGGCCGGCTCCGTCGCCTCGGTCGAGGGCGGGGGCACGCGCAGCCTCGGCACGCCGCCGTCCGACGCGGGGTCCGACTGGGCCGCGCTCGTCACGCGCGAGAACCCGGTGGGCGAGGTCGTCGGGGCCGTCAACGCGGGCGGCGCGGCGTACACGTCTGCGAGCGGCGTAGCCTACCTCGCCGACATCGCCTTCTCCGGCGGCCGGACCTACGCCACCGCCGACCCCATCGCTGGGACCGACGACGACGCGCTCTACCAGTCGGCGCGCTACGGGGCGTTCTCCTACGCCGCCCCGCTTGCGAATGGGACCTACGAGGTGACCCTCCAGTTCGCCGACATCGCCCCGATCCCGGGCACGCGCGTCTTCAGCGTCGAGGCCGAGGGCGAGACCGTCGTGGCCGACTTCAACATCGACGACGTGGCCGACGACGACACGGCCTACGACCTCACGGCAACGGTCGAGGTCGCGGACGGACAGCTCGACCTCGCCTTCGTCCCGACGACCGGCGCGGCGGGTGTGGGTGCGATCGTCGTCCGCACGGTCGGTGCGGCGGCTCCCCAGAGCGAAGCCGGACCCGAGGCAGCGGCCAGCGCGGCGGTTCCCGTCCTCGCCTATCCCAACCCGGCGCGCGGCGTAGCGACGTTCGGGTATGCCCTGGACGAGGCGGCACCGGTCCGCCTCACGGTCTACGACGCCCTCGGCCGCCGCGTCGGCGTGCTCGTCGACGCCTGGCAGGAGGCCGGTAGCCACACCGCCCGTCTCGATGGGAGCGCGCTCCCGAGCGGGGTCTACCTGTGGCGGCTCGAGGCCGGCACCCGCACCGAGTCGGGCCGGCTGGTGCTCACCCGCTAG
- a CDS encoding peptidylprolyl isomerase, with the protein MTLPRPLLALAGALVLCAAPASAQLVGEVDGIVAVVGDNVILRSDVEALSLQLARGGAVSDEVRRQAFSDLVTQEVLVEHAGRDTTVVVSPDEVSEALDQRTEALIQQLGGEDAVVELYGRSVNQIREDFRDQVRDQLLAQNFQRRRYFQIRITPQEVRAWFAEIPADSLPEVPELVRVAHIVRFPAVDQRAREAARATIDAIRDSVDTGARTIEALAGAFSEDPGSAQRGGRYERVNIRDLVPEFGAIAATLEPGALSQVFETQFGFHVMRLNQRLGDLVDFNHVLIRIDASQTDPTEALATLRTVRDSVLAGGSFALLAKTFSEDETSAARGGNVTVPQTTNRDLRYEALSPAWHAAIDTLAIGEVSAAAEVDLLDGQRAYHIVKLQKRTPAHQMTLATDYPLIEEFALQEKRQREMQQWIEELRETVYIAIKDPRFERDALQTSNAQ; encoded by the coding sequence TCGCCGGTGCGCTCGTCCTCTGCGCGGCCCCCGCCTCTGCCCAACTCGTCGGCGAGGTGGACGGCATCGTCGCCGTCGTCGGGGACAACGTCATCCTCCGCTCGGACGTCGAGGCGCTGTCGCTCCAGCTCGCGCGCGGCGGGGCGGTGAGCGACGAGGTCCGCCGCCAGGCGTTCAGCGACCTCGTGACGCAGGAGGTGCTCGTCGAGCACGCCGGGCGCGACACGACGGTCGTCGTCAGCCCGGACGAGGTCAGCGAGGCGCTGGACCAGCGCACGGAGGCCCTCATCCAGCAGCTCGGCGGCGAGGACGCCGTCGTCGAGCTCTACGGCCGGAGCGTGAACCAGATCCGCGAGGACTTCCGGGACCAGGTCCGCGACCAGCTCCTCGCTCAGAACTTCCAGCGCCGGCGCTACTTCCAGATCCGCATCACGCCGCAGGAGGTCCGCGCGTGGTTCGCCGAGATCCCGGCCGACTCCCTCCCCGAAGTGCCCGAGCTCGTCCGCGTAGCCCACATCGTGCGCTTCCCGGCCGTCGACCAGCGCGCCCGCGAGGCTGCCCGCGCCACGATTGACGCCATCCGCGACTCGGTTGACACCGGGGCGCGCACGATCGAAGCCCTCGCCGGGGCGTTTTCCGAGGACCCCGGCAGCGCGCAGCGCGGCGGCCGCTACGAGCGCGTCAATATCCGCGACCTCGTCCCGGAGTTTGGGGCGATTGCCGCGACGCTCGAACCTGGGGCGCTGTCCCAGGTCTTCGAGACCCAGTTCGGCTTCCACGTCATGCGCCTCAACCAGCGCCTCGGGGACCTCGTGGACTTCAACCACGTCCTCATCCGCATCGACGCCTCGCAGACCGACCCGACCGAGGCCCTCGCCACGCTTCGCACGGTCCGCGACTCCGTCCTCGCAGGCGGCTCGTTCGCGCTCCTGGCCAAGACGTTCTCGGAGGACGAGACCTCGGCCGCGCGCGGCGGCAACGTCACCGTCCCCCAGACCACAAACCGCGACCTGCGCTACGAAGCGCTCAGCCCGGCGTGGCACGCCGCCATCGACACGCTCGCCATCGGCGAGGTGAGCGCGGCGGCCGAGGTGGACCTCCTCGACGGTCAGCGAGCCTATCACATCGTCAAGCTGCAGAAGCGCACGCCGGCGCACCAGATGACGCTCGCCACCGACTACCCGCTGATCGAGGAGTTCGCGCTCCAGGAAAAGCGGCAGCGCGAGATGCAGCAGTGGATCGAGGAACTCCGCGAGACCGTCTACATCGCCATCAAAGACCCTCGGTTCGAGCGCGACGCGTTGCAAACGTCGAATGCTCAGTGA